The following nucleotide sequence is from Ferruginibacter lapsinanis.
TATTACTTACAGATGACACCTCTCCATCAAAAATCGCTTTTACAGGACTGCCAATATCACTACCAATGGTAATACCGGGGTTATCAATTGTAACACCAATATCTAATTTTTGTGTGCCGTATTTTACCATCACATACCCTCTTTCCACCGGCCATGGAAGTGAGCCTTTATTATTTTCAAAACTTGTATTCAGGGTCACCAATTCAGGCGATGACAACAACACACTCTCAGGTTTTTTTACAACCGCTTTAGGTTTAACAACAGGCGCCGTAACAGGTTTTGCTGTTGGATTAGCTGCCGCTTTAGATTTAGCCAATGCTTCTTCTTTTTTAATCCTATCCGCTTCTGCCTTGGCTTCTGCTTTGGCTTTAGCAATAGCCTCATCTCTTGCTCTTTTAATAGCAACCGCAATAGCAGCACTTACTTTGGCCATTTGTTTTTTTGCTGCAGCAATATGATTATCCAGTTCTTTTCCTTGCGCCTTTAATTTTGATACAACCTGGTTCTTCTCTTCCTGTTGCTGTGCCAACAGATCCAACTCTTTACTCTGCACCTGCAGCGTTTCACTTTTTCTTATTTTAGTACCGTTCAGATCCTGAACACGTCCGTGTAATAATTGTTGTGTACGCAAAATGTTTTCACCCTGCATTTCTCTGTATGCCCTATAGCTCTTTAGATAGGTGATGCGTTTGATCGCATCATTAAAACTTGAGGCAGAAAAAATGAAATTTAAAAAATCAGAATTGCTTCTGTTCTTGTATGCATACACCATACTTTTGGCATACTCTCTTTTCAATGTATCCAGCAATAAGGAAAGTTTATTGATATCTCTTTGAGAGCGATATATATTGTTATCAAGTATATTGATATCACGATTGATGTTCTCGATGACATTACCCTGCAGATCGAGTTTACGATTGATCAATGCCAGATCTGCCAAACTTAATTTAGTGACTTTTTTGTTTTTATCCCGTAGTTGTTGGGTTTGTTCTATCTCTTTTTTTATCTCCTGTCTTTGTCTTTCCAGCTCTAGTTGTTCTTTTGTTTTAGGAGGCTGTGCAGCACTGTTAAAGGCCGTTAGTACAATTATTAATATCGGTATAATGAATTTTAACATTGATAATTTTTAGGGGTCTGACCAAAAATACTATCTCAACACCTATAAAAGGTAAAGTAATAACTAACACACTGTGTATAATTGCAAACTACAATTATTTTCGCTTATAACTTTTGGGGATATTAAATGAAACTGACAAATCTTTGTTAAACTCATATTGCTTATAGTTCAACCGGATATCAAGTCTGTTCTTTTCAGAAACAGTGATCTCTCTAAAGGTAGAAAAGTTTACCCCTGTCTTATTTTCATAATCATCATACGTAATATCAGCTGTACGATTTTTAGTGATGTCGATGTCATCCAGTTTGCTGTGCAACAAAGTACCGTTATTATCCAGCGTTAGTAAATGCTTGAAAAATTTCCCTGCTGATGCCAGCAAGATCCTGTCTTCTGTTTTTCTGTAAGAAACGACACTATCATGCATGAATACGGGATTGCCTACTAACAGATCCTGCAATGTTTCAAAATCAAAAGGCAATTGTGTTATTTCCTGCAGATAATCCAGGGATCTTAGTTGTACTTCCTTATTTATTTTATCAACTAAAAAAACACTGTCTTTATTTATAAGTATCCTGAAAGCTTCAATATTAAAAATAGTAGCATACATCGATACCCAAACCACGCTGTCTTTTATAATATGAACATAAGCCGTAACGTTAGGTTGCTTTCCTTTACTATCTTCATATTCTACTTTTACTTTTGCAGCAAACGTCTTAAAGTCGATATACTTGCTTTTAAGTGTGTCAATTGTTTTCTTTATTAATAGAACTGAATCTGCAGCAGATTGATTTGTTACCACAATAGCAGTAGTATCCTTTTTGCTCATAGCAGTCTGTATTTTTTTTGTAGATCTGCAGCTGGCAAAAAATATTCCTGCAACAATTATTAAGAATACTAAAATTTTATTTTTCATTTATTTTAAATTAAATAGGATATTAACTTTTGCCTGTATGTCCAAAACCTCCGGCACCTCTTATGCTCTCTCCTAATTGTTCTACAGGGATCAATGCTGCATCTTCTGTTTTACTAAATACCATTTGGGCAATACGATCTCCGTGATTGATCACCTGTTCTTCCTTACCAAGATTTATCAGGATCACTTTAATCTCACCTCTGTAATCACTATCAATTGTTCCGGGAGTATTCAAACAGGTAATTCCCTGTTTAACAGCTAAGCCGCTCCTCGGTCTTATTTGTGCTTCGTACCCTTCGGGTAACTCAATAAATAATCCGGTAGGAACCAGGTAACGTTCCAGCGATTGTAGCGTAACAGGCTGCTCCAGGTTTGCTCTTATATCCATACCCGCTGCTCCGGCGGTAGCATAAGCAGGCAAAGGATTCGTTGATTTATTGACAATATTTACGGGAATAGTTGGCATGGCTGCAAAGGTAATGATGTAGTTAAGATTTAGTTCAGTATAAAATATTTTAACAAGCTGCTATATTTTTTGTAACAATATGGAAGCATAGGCTACCAGCCCTTCTTCTCTGCCAACAAACCCCATTTTTTCGGTGGTGGTGGCTTTAATAGAAACATCAGTTACTTTTAATGAAAGGATATCTGCTATTGTTTGTTGCATTGCAGGAATATAGTTTTTTATTTTAGGTGCCTGCAGGCAAAGTGAGCTATCAATATTTATGATCTTATATCCTTCTTTGGAGATCAACTCAAAACTTTTTTGTAATAATATTTTACTGTCGATATTTTTCAATGCTGCATCTGTATCCGGAAAATGAACACCAATATCACCTAAACATGCGGCTCCCAACATAGCATCGCATATAGCATGCAACAAAACATCAGCATCACTATGACCCAAGGCCCCTTTAGTATGAGGTATCAATACACCTCCTAACCAAAACTCCCTGTCTGTTACCAATTGATGAAAATCTATTCCAAAGCCTATTCTTATATTCATTATAAATGCTGTTTAATAAAGATTATCTGCAAATGTATGTATTGCGATGAATCTATGCATAGAAAAAGGGATTGAAACGATCAATCCCTTTTATAAATATTGTTGGGTTACTTATTTTGTTGTCGTTGGCGTAGTAGTTGATCCTGCTGTTCCATCAAAATCAAAAACTAAGCTAAATCTCAATGTATTAGATAAAGGATTACGATTAGTACCGTTACCAGAAGGTAATAGATAAGAGAAATTTAATCCGAAGTTGTTATATTTTAATCCTGCGCCAAGTGAAAAGTATTTACGGTTCCCTTTGGTTGGGTGCTCGTAAAAATATCCGCCACGTAAAGCAAATTGATTATTATACCAATATTCGGCTCCTGCAGAAATTTGAAACTCTCTTAATTCTTCTTTAAATCCACCCGGAGCATCGCCAAACGATTTGAACCAGCTACTTACCACACCTTGTGTTCTGTATTTTTCCAAGTTAGCTTGATCTGTTTCTTCAACACCTGTAGCAACCGGAGGTGTTGGCACTAACAATTTATGTACATCCAGAGCAAAAGTCAATTTATTTGCTTCATCCATTACTTTAGTATACGCTACTCCCAATCCTAAATTGGCAGGGATGTAATCTTTTTGCGATGCGTCATTTGTATACGCAATCTTAGAACCTAAATTGGTTAAAGCAATTCCATAATTCAATCCTTCTCCATTATCTTTTACTCCGGTATGGAATAAACTAAGGTCGCCGGCAACAGAGCTACCTGGTTTGTAAGAAGTACCGCTATTATTAGGATCACCACTTGCCAATCTTGAATTGATATATCTTAACGCTATCCCGATACCGAGTTTAGAAGACAATTTTCTTGAATAACCTGCATCGATAGAAAATTCTCTCGGACGGAATGAGCCTAATTCATTACCCAAAAAATCAGTAAACTGTATATTACCTAAATTAAAGTAGCGAATGGAAGCAGTTACAGCCTGCATTTCGTCGAGCTTATAGTACCCTCCTGCTGTTATCAGGTTTACATCATTTAATCCCAGGTCTTTCAACCATGGTGTATAAGTTAAGCAAATCCCTGCCTGACTTGTATTAAAGGGGGTTTTAGCCAAATTCCAAAAACCGGAACTGGCATCAGGTGTGGTAGCAACACCAACATCACCCATACCGCCACTACGGGCATCGGGAGAAATTCTTAAAAATGGAACTGCGGAGGTAACAACATTAATCTGATCAGCTTCCTGTGCATTTACAATACCTGCTATACTAACCAACAACAATAAACCTGTTAGTTTCAATTTTGCTCTTTTCATGCGTATTTTTTTGTCTTAAATTAAGGGTAGACATACACTCAATAGATAAATATTTTTTGTTGGTTATATTAGTTTTGATAAAAAAGGCAAATAAAACGGACAAACAAGATATAACTATTTGCCCGATAAACCCTTATTCAATCATTTAATTTTTCAAAAATAGCCGAAATATCTTTTATTTCAAAAAATAAATGTGTATTTTTTACACATCTGTTTTTTATTTGATAATCATGTATATAACGTCAATTATTATTCTATATTGCTTTTTTACTAATATTTAGACCGAAAAAAGAGCCGAATAGTTGCTTTGGATAAACATTTACAATTTTGTGTTAAAATATCGTTTGCATAAATAAAAAATAGCCGTTTTGCCTAATTTCACGTAAAAGATTTATATTCGCAACTGTAAAATTTTAAATACAATATTTTATAAACCATTGCGTTAAGCAATAATGGCAAAACGAATGCACATGCAAAAATTATTTTCCGTTAAAACTCTGTTGATTGTGGGTGTAGCTGCAATCGGGTTAAGTTCTTGTAAAGGCCTGTTTGGTAAGAAGAAAGAGAAATCTTCTGTTACCGGATGGAGCTATGATGACAAAAACAGAGGTAATTACCACGTATCAAAAATTAAATACCCTAAAGCCGGTCCAGGCTTAGTGTTTGTACAGGGTGGTACGTTTGTTATGGGGGCAAAAGATGAAGATGTTATGGGTGATTGGAATAATGTTCCCCGCCGTATCACTATTCCTTCATTTTTTATTGATGAAACTGAGGTAGCTAACGTTCATTACCGTGAGTATATTTATTGGTTAGAGAATACATTTGATAATGACTCTACCATAATGAAAAAAGCTTTACCTGATACGCTTTGCTGGCGTGAAGAATTGGCTTACAATGAGCCATACGTTGAGTACTATTTCAGGTATCCTTCTTACAATTATTATCCTGTAGTTGGTGTTAACTGGCGTCAGGCTCATGACTTTGCTGTTTGGAGAACAGACAGAGTAAATGAATTAAAATTGGTAGAAAAAGGTTTCCTTAAAAAAGAAGCTATCAAAAAAGAAATGAATAAAGGTGGTACAGGTGGTGAAGGTGGTTCTACTTTCAATACTGAAACATATTTATTAAGCCCGGATCTTATCCAAAACAAAGGAAAAGGCAGAGCAGTTGGTAGAGATGTAAATAATAAGCCTCGTACTACTGTTAAAATGGAAGATGGTATCTTAAATATGGGATATCGTTTACCAACTGAGGCTGAGTGGGAATATGCTGCTTACGGTATGATTGCTCAAAACCCTAATCCTCGTAAAAAAGAAAGTAAAAGTGGTGAAGAGTTATTATCTAATCAACAAATTTATTCATGGAGTAAAAATCCAAATGGTTTAAGAGATAACCGCAGAGGAAGCTGGCAAGGTAAATTCTTAGCTAACTTCAAACGTGGTAGTGGAGATAATATGGGTGTTGCCGGTGGTTTGAATGACCGTTCTGCAATTCCGGGTAATATCAAAGCATTCTATCCAAATGCCTTTGGTTTGTACAACATGAGTGGTAACGTTAGTGAGTGGGTACAAGATGTGTATCGTCCATTAACGCCTTCAGATGCAGAAGATTTCAACTACTTCCGTGGTAATAAATTCCAAAATTATTACAAAGAAAATGGTGCTTACAAAAGAGACAGTTTAGGTCTTTTGAAAAAAGTTGACGTTAGTGATGAAGAATCTAAAAACAGAAGAAACTATCAACATAACAATGCTTTAGGATTTATGGATGGTGATTCATTAAGCGGATCTTTCTATCAATATGGTGTTACCACATTGATCAGCGATAGTTCAAGAGTATTTAAAGGTGGTAGCTGGAATGACAGAGCGTATTGGTTATCACCAGGTGCTCGTAGATTCTTAGAAGAATATCAATCTTCAAGCACTATTGGTTTCCGTTGTGCACAAACTTACTTAGGTCCGCCGGAAGGTGCAGGATTTAAAGAAGGTAATATCTTCGGTAAACGTAGACAAACAAGTAAAAGAAAAACAAAATACTAAGTAATAAACTCTTTATAAAAAACCCTTCAATCTTATTGAAGGGTTTTTTATTTATACAATATTCTACTTTCTATACTATTTTTGATACATGCAAATAGAAGCACTTTACAAAATATTTATTGAGTACCCTTCAATACAAACTGATACGAGAAAATTACAACAGGGAGATCTGTTTTTTGCTTTAAAGGGAGATAACTTTAACGGTAACCTTTTTGCTAAGCAGGCACTTGCTTCAGGTGCAGCCTATGCCATCATCGATGAACCTGTTGATGATACCGATCCAAGATTGATCAAAACAGACAATGTATTGGCAACACTTCAGGCGCTGGCAAAACATCACAGAGTGCAATTCAAAATCCCGTTTATTGCTATTACCGGAAGCAATGGAAAAACGACTACAAAAGAATTGGTACATGAGGTCCTGTCTACTACTTATAAAACATATACCACCAAAGGAAATTTAAATAATCATATTGGTATCCCTCTTACAATATTATCGGTAAAAAAAGATGCAGAGATCGCAGTAATAGAAATGGGAGCTAATCATCAAAAAGAAATTGAAGCGTATTGTACATATACATTGCCTACACATGGCATCATAACTAATTGCGGCAAAGCACACCTGGAAGGATTTGGAGGAATTGAAGGAGTTAAAAAAGGAAAGGGCGAGCTATTTGATTATTTAAGAAAAACGAATGGCACAGCTTTTATCATGAATGATTATGACTATCTCATTGAAATGAGTAAAGGGATAAAGGAGATAAAAACATATGGTACCAAGGATGCAGATCTGGTAGGTACGGTAAATGAAAGCAATAAATTTTTGGAGGTTTCTATTAAGAAAGGAAGTGATATAAAAAATATACAAACAAACTTAGTGGGTGAGTACAACTTACCAAATGTGTTATTAGCCATTTTACTCGGAGAGTATTTTAAAGTGCCTGATACTAAGATAAAATCGGCATTGGAAAATTATATCCCTTCTAACAGCCGATCTCAATTAATTGAAAAAGATAGCAACAAAATTATATTGGATGCCTATAATGCTAATCCCACAAGCATGAAAGCTGCCATTGAAAATTTTGCCAAAATGCAGGGAAGTGATAAAGTGTTGATATTAGGAGGCATGATGGAATTAGGTGAAGAAAGTATTGCCGAACATAAATCTATTGCAGCACTAATAGATACCTACAAATGGAAAAGTGTGGTACTTGTTGGCGGAGACTTCAATAAGATAGATCATCATTATATAAATCTTGCTAACTCTACCGAAGCCAAGACCTGGTTACAACAACAGCATTTTGCCAATACAGCTATGCTTATAAAAGGATCAAGGAGTATGCAAATGGAAAAAGTGTTAGAGCCATAAGCCGCCTTTATTCTTTTGGTTTTCGCCTGAATATAATGGCTGCATTGGATTTCAGATCGGCTGAAAATCTTACTTCGTATACCAACTCTCCATCCCATACTACCAATAAGCCGGTATTAGGCGGTATACTACCCAGATTCTCTGCATACATCACCATGGTTAAAGAGTCTGGTGTGTCTTTATCAATATAAATTGTTTTTCGATTAGGCTTCGTTGTTAGTCCTACTTTAGAAAAAATAACTTTACCGTTCATTAATACACTTACAGTATCTCCATCAACTTCGCCATTATCATACAATGTAAGCGTTAAACTATCAGACTGATATTCTACGGTTTGAATAGTAGATGTCTTTCTACTAGATACTTCAACTGCCCCGGTTTTAGCGGATGGTAATACTGCAGCAACCACAGGTGTTTCTTTTTTAACAACAGGTGGCGGAGGTGGCGCCTGTACGACCGTTTCTTTTTTAGGTAGAGGTACTTTTGCTGCTACCGGTTGAGGCTTCGGTGCTGCTACTACCTCTTTCTTTGGAGGAGGTGGCGGTAATTTCTTTTCTACAGAAGGTTTAACTGCAACAGTTGGCACTTCTTTTTTAACAACAGGTTCTGGTTTCTTCTCAACTACAGGTTTAACAACAACCGGAGGTGTTATTTTTTTCTCCACTACAGCAATCTCCACTTTAGGTTCTTCTGTAATCACCGGAGGCTTAACAATAACTGCCGGTGATTTTCTTGCCACAGCAATTTCCTTTGCCTTTGCTTTTATTAATGCCGAATTGATTGTTAGTTTTTTGAATTGTACTGCAGGAAGTTTTGCAAGCGTTTCAGGTTCAGGTTCTTTTTTATTAAATGACAAATCTTTGGTTAGATCGAGTTCCTGCAGTTTTTTATAAATAGCAGCCTCTTCAAAATCGTACTCCTTTAATAACTTAATCGCCCCTGTAGTAAATGCTCCCGCTTTCTTTTTAACAGATTTCCATATTCCGTTTATTTGCTCTGCGCTGGAAAAAGCCGCAGCATAAGTAAGGTTAGCATTTTGATTATTCAAAATGATACTATCTCCTGATAACAAAGCAAATTCCTCAAATGCTATATTACCTTTTCGGTAATTGACCTTGATCTTCTTTAGATAGCTTATAGGTTTCCCTTTATCAGTATAGGTGAGATATACGTATCCCCTGAAAAAATCAGGGTTACCGGTAATGACAATTTCTACAGGAGAATTTGTTTTTGTACTATCATCAAAGATGCTCCCTTTCCAAACACCGGTTATCTCCTGAGCAGACAAACAAAAAGAAGACAATAAAAAAAGACATGAATGGAGAATGATGATATGTATTCTCCATTTATTACTAATAAATTTAAAAAGACCCACTAGACTCAAGTATATTATTTTTTTAGTATCCCTAATACAGTGCCATATAAGACTTCTGTACCTAATGCCAGATCTTCGTATGATGAATACTCCAGCGGATTATGGCTTATTCCATCTTTGCAACGAACAAATATCATTCCATAATCACATACATAAGAAAGTGTCAATGCATCATGAAACGGTCCGCTCATTAGTTCAGGAGCATCCAGATTAAGCTTGGTACATTCATCTTTTATGATCGCTTTTATCCAATCGGCACAATAACGTGGTTCGCTATTGGTATCTTCGGATATAGTGTAAGTTAATTTATGTTTTTGAGTAATGGCCTCAATTTTATCCATTAATTGCTTTTCATAGCGATGTCTTCTATCCAGATCAATATCTCTCAGGTCTAGGGTCAATGTAACTTCTTCAGGAATAATATTTCTAGAGGCAGGAAAAACATTCAATGTACCAACAGTACCAACAGTTGGCGCTCCTGGGATCTGCGTGGCAATTTCATTCAAGGCAATAATAACTTCTGCTGCGCCTACCAAAGCATCTTTACGCATGTGCATAGGAACTGAGCCAGCGTGGCCCGCCATTCCTTTTAATTTCAATGTTTGCCACAAAGGGCCAGAGATACCTGATACAATGCCGATTGGTTTATTAGCTACATCTAATACAGGTCCTTGTTCAATATGCAATTCTAAAAAACAAAAAATACTACCGGGTTTATATTCATCTTCCTTTGATCTGGAAACATCACAACCAAAATCTATCAATGCTTGTCTTCTGCTAATGCCATCTTTATCTTTCCTTTCTATATCCTCTGGATCCAATCTTCCGGTGATTCCTTTAGAACCATATAACCCTTTATTAAAACGCCAACCTTCTTCATCTGCAAAAGAAACGACTTCAATGCTTCTTTCAGGAATGATATTATTTTCAGATAAAGTTTTTACAACTTCGATGGCACATAATACACCTGCCACTCCATCGAATCTTCCGCCATAAGGTTGTGAATCAAGATGTGACCCCATCATTAAAACAGGTAGTTCCGGATTCTTTCCTTCTAATCTTCCTATAAGGTTTCCGAAATTATCGATACGTGTTTTCATGCCGGCTTCTTCCATCCATGAAGCGGCGATTTTAAATCCTTCTTTTTCTGTTGGAGAATGAGCCGGACGATTAGTGCCGGTTTCACCGATCTTACCTATTTTACTCATTGCCTCAAAATGCTGCTGGAGGCGGGTGGGGTTAATTTTCATAATGCTTATTTTTAAAAAGGTCGACCTACTTTTGATGAGGGTCGACCTTAAGAGAAAAGTTCAATATTGGTATGCCGTACAAGTGAGTGACACAACGATGTTTAATAGTAGCACTACAGCTTGTTACAAAAAATATTAATGATCATTTAAAGGACGACCTTCTGCCTGCCACATTTTCCAGTTCACGTAATCCGGTGCTACTCTATGTTCTACCATGGTGATACAATCATCAACTGGGCACATTAACTGGCAAAGATTACAACCAACACATTCTTCTTCTTTGATAGTGTATTTATTATAAGGCTTGCCAAATTCTAAATTGATAGATTGATGAGATGTGTCTTCGCAAGCGATGTAACACAAACCGCAATGAATACATTTATCCTGGTTGATATTGGCAATGTGGTGATAGTTGATATCAAGATCTTCCCAATGCGTAATTTTTTCAACTGATTTTCCGATGAAGTCATCCAATTTTTTGTAGCCTTTTTCATCCATCCAGTTATTCAACCCTTCGCACATATCTTCTACAATTCTAAAACCATGTTTCATTGCAGCTGTACATACCTGTACGTTAGATGCACCTAATAGCATAAATTCCACCGCATCTTTCCATGTACTAACGCCACCTATACCCGAAATAGGCACTTTAGATGTAACCGGATCTTGACTGATAGTAGTCAACATTTTCAATGCAATTGGTTTTACTGCAGGACCGCAATAACCGCCAAAAACTGACTTGCCCGCTACATAAGGGTTTGGCACAAGTGTATCCAGGTTAATTCCGGTAACAGATTGTATAGTATTGATCAAAGACAATGCATTACTACCTGCCTGCACACATTTAATTCCTGTAGGTACTGGAGAGTGCACGTTTGGTGTAAGTTTGGTAATAACCGGAATGGTTGCTTTTTCCATCACCCATTCTACTACCATGCCGGCAATTTCAGGATCTTGTCCTACAGCCGCACCCATACCACGTTCTGTCATACCATGAGGGCATCCGAAGTTCAATTCAAAACCCATGGCGCCGGCATCTTCGCATTTCTTAATTAATTCATGCCATGCTTCACGGTTGTTATCCGCCATGAGAGAAACGATCATTGCTCTGTCGGGAAACATTTTTACAACCTCAGTAATTTCTCTAAGATTTATTTCCAAAGGTCGATCACTGATCAACTCAATATTATTGAAACCCATTACTCTTCCGCCGTTAAAATTAACTGCAGAGTAACGTGAAGAAACATTCTTTACTTGGCTACCCAATGTTTTCCAAACTACGCCACCCCAGCCTGCTTCAAAAGCACGAACTACATTTATTTTTTTATCTGTTGGTGGTGCACTCGCTAACCAAAATGGATTAGGAGATTTGATACCGAGGAAATTTGATGATATATCTGCCATAAATTAATATTTGCCCCTATCCCCTAACGGGGAACTAGAGTGTTAAAGTTTTTAGTTTATTATTTTCATCTAAATTTTAAAATATTTAAATAAAATTATTCTCTATGAATAAATCCCCTTTAGGGGATGAGGGCTATAACCCAAGATGTTTAATGATCGCTGCTGCACCATCTTTACCCGCTTGAACCGCATCCACCACTTCTTTACCACCGTTGACACAATCACCACCTGCAAATACACCGGCAACGCTTGACACAGCTTTATCACTTACAGTTACTTTACCTCCTTTATTATCAATGCCACTAGATTTTATCAATTCTTCAAAAGGCATTTGACCTGCAGCTTTAATCACCATATCAACAGCTAAAGAAAAAGTTTCTCCGGTATCAACAGGGCTTCTTCTGCCGCTTGCATCAGGTTCTCCTAATTTCATTACACTGCAAACAATTTCATTTACTTTTCCGTCGCCTTTGATTTCTTTAGGAGCTGCTAACCAGATCACCTGGCAGCCATCTAATTTCGCAATATCCAATTCAACATCAGTACAAGGTTTTTCAGCTTCGGTACGACGATATAACATGGTTACTTCTTTCGCACCTAAACGTTTTGCTTGTGTTGCAGCATCAATTGCCGTCATACCCATACCAATTACTGCTACTTTATCTCCCACAGGAATTTTGCTGTAATCATTGCTACGCAGATTGTAGATGAATGAAATAGCATCTTCAACGCCTTCTAAATGCTCTCCGGGGATTTCTAATTGACGAGCCAACCCCACACCAATCGCCAAATACACTGCATCGTATTGTTTTTGCAGATCAGCTAATTGAATATCTTTTCCTAATTCTTGTTTATATTTTATTTCAATTCCACCGATGCCTAAGATGTAGTCTACTTCTTCTTCACAAAATCCCGGTGTTACTTTATAAGCAGCAATACCGTAGGTCATCAACCCGCCGCCTTTTGCTTCTTTTTCATAAACAGTTACGTCTATGCCTTCACGTGATAATACATGAGCACAGCTCAAGCCTGCAGGACCAGCTCCTATCACCGCAACTTTTTTACCATTGCTTGGTTTGCGATCAAATAACTGCCAGTTATTTTTCATAGCAATTTCTGTACTGTAACGTTGCAGTTTAGCAATCGGTATAACAGCTTCGTGTTCTACAAAATTATACACACAAGCACCTTCGCATAATTTTTCTACGGGGCAGACTTTACTGCAGCTTGCTCCCATAATATTGCTCGACAAAATTGTATGCGCTGAACCCTTAATATTTTCAGTTGTTATCTGCTTGATAAATTTAGGAACATTGATTCCTGTCGGACAACTTTTTGTACATGGTGCATCGTAGCAAAATAAGCAACGGTTAGCATCTACTAATGCAGCAGTGTATGAATCAAACGGCGGATGAATGTCGCTGAAATTCTCTGCATACTGCTCGGGTGTTAAACGGTTGTTTTTAATTGACATATAATTGATTTGATAGTAAGTTAATTTTTATAGCTCAGTAATTTTTCCATAAGTCTCGGGCCTTCTGTCTCTGAAGAACTGCCATTTGCTTCTAACCTGTTCTATCAGATCAAGATCAAATTCTGCAACGATCAATTCATCTTTATCTTCCGATCCGCAGGCAATAATTTCTCCAAGCGGATTTACAAAATACGAATTCCCGTAAAACTTTCCGTGATTCCACGGAGCTTCTGTACCAACACGATTGATGCATCCCCAGAAATTGCCATTAGCCACTGCATGTGCAGGCTGCTCTAACTTCCACAAATATTGCGATTGACCAACTGTTGTTGCAGAAGGATTGTAAACGATCTCTGCGCCATTCAAACCTAAACATCTTGCACCATCCGGGAAGTGCCGATCATAACAAATATACACACCAACTTTTGCATACTTCGTTTGAAAAACAGGATA
It contains:
- a CDS encoding NAD(P)-dependent oxidoreductase, which gives rise to MSIKNNRLTPEQYAENFSDIHPPFDSYTAALVDANRCLFCYDAPCTKSCPTGINVPKFIKQITTENIKGSAHTILSSNIMGASCSKVCPVEKLCEGACVYNFVEHEAVIPIAKLQRYSTEIAMKNNWQLFDRKPSNGKKVAVIGAGPAGLSCAHVLSREGIDVTVYEKEAKGGGLMTYGIAAYKVTPGFCEEEVDYILGIGGIEIKYKQELGKDIQLADLQKQYDAVYLAIGVGLARQLEIPGEHLEGVEDAISFIYNLRSNDYSKIPVGDKVAVIGMGMTAIDAATQAKRLGAKEVTMLYRRTEAEKPCTDVELDIAKLDGCQVIWLAAPKEIKGDGKVNEIVCSVMKLGEPDASGRRSPVDTGETFSLAVDMVIKAAGQMPFEELIKSSGIDNKGGKVTVSDKAVSSVAGVFAGGDCVNGGKEVVDAVQAGKDGAAAIIKHLGL
- the preA gene encoding NAD-dependent dihydropyrimidine dehydrogenase subunit PreA, with the protein product MADISSNFLGIKSPNPFWLASAPPTDKKINVVRAFEAGWGGVVWKTLGSQVKNVSSRYSAVNFNGGRVMGFNNIELISDRPLEINLREITEVVKMFPDRAMIVSLMADNNREAWHELIKKCEDAGAMGFELNFGCPHGMTERGMGAAVGQDPEIAGMVVEWVMEKATIPVITKLTPNVHSPVPTGIKCVQAGSNALSLINTIQSVTGINLDTLVPNPYVAGKSVFGGYCGPAVKPIALKMLTTISQDPVTSKVPISGIGGVSTWKDAVEFMLLGASNVQVCTAAMKHGFRIVEDMCEGLNNWMDEKGYKKLDDFIGKSVEKITHWEDLDINYHHIANINQDKCIHCGLCYIACEDTSHQSINLEFGKPYNKYTIKEEECVGCNLCQLMCPVDDCITMVEHRVAPDYVNWKMWQAEGRPLNDH
- a CDS encoding M20 family metallo-hydrolase yields the protein MKINPTRLQQHFEAMSKIGKIGETGTNRPAHSPTEKEGFKIAASWMEEAGMKTRIDNFGNLIGRLEGKNPELPVLMMGSHLDSQPYGGRFDGVAGVLCAIEVVKTLSENNIIPERSIEVVSFADEEGWRFNKGLYGSKGITGRLDPEDIERKDKDGISRRQALIDFGCDVSRSKEDEYKPGSIFCFLELHIEQGPVLDVANKPIGIVSGISGPLWQTLKLKGMAGHAGSVPMHMRKDALVGAAEVIIALNEIATQIPGAPTVGTVGTLNVFPASRNIIPEEVTLTLDLRDIDLDRRHRYEKQLMDKIEAITQKHKLTYTISEDTNSEPRYCADWIKAIIKDECTKLNLDAPELMSGPFHDALTLSYVCDYGMIFVRCKDGISHNPLEYSSYEDLALGTEVLYGTVLGILKK
- a CDS encoding UDP-N-acetylmuramoyl-tripeptide--D-alanyl-D-alanine ligase, with protein sequence MQIEALYKIFIEYPSIQTDTRKLQQGDLFFALKGDNFNGNLFAKQALASGAAYAIIDEPVDDTDPRLIKTDNVLATLQALAKHHRVQFKIPFIAITGSNGKTTTKELVHEVLSTTYKTYTTKGNLNNHIGIPLTILSVKKDAEIAVIEMGANHQKEIEAYCTYTLPTHGIITNCGKAHLEGFGGIEGVKKGKGELFDYLRKTNGTAFIMNDYDYLIEMSKGIKEIKTYGTKDADLVGTVNESNKFLEVSIKKGSDIKNIQTNLVGEYNLPNVLLAILLGEYFKVPDTKIKSALENYIPSNSRSQLIEKDSNKIILDAYNANPTSMKAAIENFAKMQGSDKVLILGGMMELGEESIAEHKSIAALIDTYKWKSVVLVGGDFNKIDHHYINLANSTEAKTWLQQQHFANTAMLIKGSRSMQMEKVLEP